From Pseudoxanthomonas sp. YR558, the proteins below share one genomic window:
- a CDS encoding cell wall hydrolase, with the protein MKLAWILWLSQMLPQPAADSLCLSTTVYLEARDQTLRGQQAVAEVALRRRDSGLWGDSVCSVVTARKQFAPTIVGPNTRLKNADAWAKSVSVALNAERNWALPPGQRKEIVPGASHFMAHQIASPSWRNAYHVATIGDHTFLRVQKLKPRS; encoded by the coding sequence ATGAAACTGGCCTGGATCCTATGGCTGTCGCAGATGTTGCCGCAGCCGGCCGCCGATTCGCTTTGCCTCAGCACCACCGTTTACCTGGAAGCCCGCGACCAGACCCTCCGCGGCCAGCAGGCCGTCGCCGAAGTGGCCCTGCGCCGCCGCGACAGCGGCCTGTGGGGCGACTCCGTCTGCTCCGTGGTGACCGCCCGCAAGCAGTTCGCCCCGACCATCGTCGGCCCCAACACCCGCCTCAAGAACGCGGATGCCTGGGCCAAGTCGGTCAGCGTCGCCCTGAACGCCGAACGCAACTGGGCCCTGCCGCCCGGCCAGCGCAAGGAGATCGTGCCCGGTGCCAGCCACTTCATGGCGCACCAGATCGCCAGCCCGAGCTGGCGCAATGCCTATCACGTGGCGACGATCGGCGACCACACGTTCCTGCGCGTGCAGAAGCTCAAGCCGCGCTCGTAA
- a CDS encoding glutathione S-transferase N-terminal domain-containing protein, with amino-acid sequence MKLYTKPGACSTADHIALQWTGQPFDVQVMTAAEMKEPAYLAINPTGAVPAIVDGDFVLTQNAAIMGYIADTYPQAHLAGDGSPQQRALAAKWLSFVNSDVHPAFHPLFGPARFIGDDTQFDAVKDAARKRLRGLFEQADRQLQGRDWLAGFRSFADPYFYITLRWADRTGVDLSGLQNVATFKQRMEADGGVQAALNAEGLA; translated from the coding sequence ATGAAGCTCTACACCAAGCCCGGCGCGTGCTCGACCGCCGACCACATCGCACTGCAGTGGACGGGCCAGCCGTTCGACGTACAGGTGATGACGGCCGCCGAGATGAAGGAGCCGGCGTACCTGGCGATCAATCCCACCGGCGCGGTGCCGGCGATCGTCGATGGCGATTTCGTGCTGACCCAGAACGCCGCGATCATGGGCTACATCGCCGACACGTATCCGCAGGCGCACCTAGCGGGCGACGGTTCGCCGCAGCAGCGCGCGCTGGCGGCGAAGTGGTTGTCCTTCGTGAACTCCGACGTGCACCCGGCGTTCCATCCGCTGTTCGGACCGGCCCGCTTCATCGGCGACGACACGCAGTTCGATGCGGTGAAGGACGCGGCGCGCAAGCGCCTGCGCGGGTTGTTCGAGCAGGCGGACAGGCAGTTGCAGGGCCGCGATTGGCTGGCCGGCTTCCGCAGCTTCGCTGATCCCTATTTCTACATCACGCTGCGCTGGGCCGACCGCACGGGCGTGGATCTGTCGGGCTTGCAGAATGTCGCCACGTTCAAGCAGCGCATGGAGGCCGATGGCGGCGTGCAGGCCGCGTTGAACGCCGAAGGCCTGGCCTGA